Proteins from one Cryptomeria japonica chromosome 4, Sugi_1.0, whole genome shotgun sequence genomic window:
- the LOC131027250 gene encoding putative leucine-rich repeat receptor-like serine/threonine-protein kinase At2g24130, producing MVMVLAIDLSHNHFSSGIPSALASCTALEYLNISWSVFESPIPASLATLKNLQDMDFSFNNLSGTIPVALQDMKMLHHLNLSSNRLTGEVPKGGGFSDLGNSAVAGNPGLYGTWINLPPCPNFKSKHKGLSVSHKVTIAVLISIVILILCFLSLAFSYKWRFKRQSISTDNVEDSVSSETDSGDQSTLDLHVEPTRISYEQLVSATLLGRGRFGSVYKGTLYNGTHIAVKVLNFQDKNAHKSFITECNALKRVRHRNVIKFITACSNPVLKALLLPFMSNGSLDRWLHPDGGDECKLDLNDRLTIALGIAQGMEYLHHYCFVQVIHVT from the coding sequence ATGGTTATGGTTTTAGCTATAGATTTATCTCATAACCATTTCTCTAGTGGCATTCCAAGCGCTCTAGCAAGCTGCACGGCTTTagaatatttaaatatttcttGGAGTGTATTTGAAAGCCCGATTCCAGCGTCTCTGGCAACACTTAAAAATCTTCAAGACATGGACTTTTCCTTCAACAATTTGTCAGGTACAATACCAGTGGCTTTGCAAGACATGAAAATGCTTCACCATCTAAATCTATCTTCAAACAGGTTAACTGGAGAGGTTCCAAAGGGAGGGGGTTTCTCAGATCTGGGCAACTCGGCAGTTGCAGGAAATCCTGGTCTCTATGGTACATGGATAAATTTACCACCGTGCCCTAATTTCAAGTCCAAGCACAAAGGGTTATCAGTCTCCCATAAGGTAACAATTGCTGTTCTCATCAGCATTGTAATATTAATCCTGTGCTTTctctcacttgcattttcctataaatgGAGATTTAAGAGGCAGAGCATCTCTACTGATAATGTAGAAGACAGTGTCTCTAGTGAAACTGACAGTGGAGATCAGAGTACCCTTGATCTCCATGTAGAACCCACAAGGATTTCATATGAACAACTTGTGAGTGCAACTCTGCTGGGGAGGGGTCGCTTCGGATCAGTCTATAAAGGAACTCTGTATAATGGGACACATATTGCTGTCAAAGTTCTTAATTTCCAAGATAAAAATGCCCATAAAAGTTTTATTACAGAATGCAATGCACTGAAAAGAGTTCGACACCGCAATGTGATAAAATTCATAACAGCCTGTTCCAACCCTGTTCTTAAAGCTTTGCTTCTTCCATTTATGTCAAATGGAAGTTTAGATAGGTGGCTGCATCCAGATGGAGGAGATGAATGTAAACTAGACTTAAATGATAGATTAACAATAGCACTAGGAATAGCCCAGGGGATGGAGTATCTGCATCATTATTGTTTTGTGCAAGTGATACATGTGACCTGA
- the LOC131027249 gene encoding uncharacterized mitochondrial protein AtMg00820-like has translation MSSIEESTKPDTISEALSQPHWKHSMNIEYESLMKNHTWDLFDLPPRKKPIGCKWVFKTEYKADGSIDKYKVCLVAKGYAQQEGIDFEETFAPTAKIKTIRVVCALAAQQGWKLH, from the coding sequence atgagttcaattgaagaaagtacTAAACCTGACACCATATCTGAGGCTCTCAGTCAACCTCATTGGAAGCATTCCATGAATATTGAATATGAGTCTCTAATGaagaatcatacatgggatctttTTGATCTACCTCCAAGAAAGAAACCCATAGGCtgcaaatgggtcttcaaaacaGAGTATAAGGCAGATGGATCCATCGACAAGTATAAGGTGTGTCTTGTTGCAAAAGGATATGCTCAGCAAgagggtattgattttgaagaaacctttgcacccacTGCAAAGATTAAAACTATTCGAGTGGTATGTGCTCTTGCTGCACAACAAGGATGGAAGCTTCATTAG